One segment of Pasteurella skyensis DNA contains the following:
- a CDS encoding WG repeat-containing protein: protein MIKKLITFILICCSFSAFVQNEDKLFYFTQNNQENIGVKDQNGNIIIPAELVNYRHSEDGDIVEDTLLSFVGCPKNIKQEPHTFGCVFNRKGEYLYQTFWYDNGADYRVEGYQRIVKNGKIGFANREGKIVIQPQFDFSSPFNYGYASVCDGCYWKKAGEDHKTVVGGKWGFINKKGEKVAPLSKPIQEKDVKIHENYYPYPFNYSEKEQKILNVFQQKMKLLADIYYVNVSSLAKPKILHFEIVERPSKHFPFYLVYSYDNRKIPTDGEFLVSQDGKSFFAVAYSGKKIPFTEWLQNQIQAAREYQQKHSDNPNKFIE from the coding sequence ATGATTAAAAAACTAATAACATTTATCCTAATATGCTGTTCATTTTCAGCATTTGTTCAAAATGAAGATAAACTATTTTATTTTACTCAAAATAACCAAGAAAATATTGGTGTAAAAGATCAAAATGGCAATATTATTATTCCAGCAGAGCTTGTTAATTATAGACATAGTGAGGATGGGGACATTGTTGAAGATACCTTATTATCCTTTGTAGGCTGCCCTAAAAATATTAAACAAGAACCACATACTTTTGGTTGTGTGTTTAATCGTAAAGGAGAGTATTTATACCAAACATTTTGGTACGATAATGGAGCAGATTATCGAGTTGAGGGCTATCAACGTATTGTTAAAAATGGCAAAATTGGTTTTGCAAATAGAGAAGGGAAAATTGTTATTCAACCTCAGTTTGATTTTTCCTCACCCTTTAATTATGGTTATGCCAGTGTTTGTGATGGCTGTTATTGGAAAAAAGCAGGAGAAGATCATAAAACAGTCGTGGGCGGGAAATGGGGCTTTATTAATAAAAAAGGGGAAAAGGTTGCTCCCTTATCTAAACCAATTCAAGAGAAAGATGTAAAAATTCACGAAAATTATTACCCTTATCCTTTTAATTATTCAGAAAAAGAGCAGAAAATACTTAACGTCTTTCAACAAAAAATGAAACTATTGGCTGATATTTACTACGTTAATGTGTCTTCATTAGCGAAACCAAAGATTTTACATTTTGAAATTGTTGAACGACCGAGTAAACATTTTCCTTTTTATCTTGTGTATAGTTACGATAACCGCAAAATCCCTACTGATGGTGAGTTTTTAGTTTCACAAGATGGTAAATCATTTTTTGCTGTTGCATACAGCGGTAAGAAAATACCTTTTACAGAATGGTTACAAAACCAAATTCAAGCAGCAAGAGAATATCAACAAAAGCATAGCGATAACCCAAATAAATTTATTGAATGA
- the serC gene encoding 3-phosphoserine/phosphohydroxythreonine transaminase: protein MTQVYNFSAGPAMIPQAVLQQAQQELMNWNNLGGSVMEVSHRGKPFIELAEQSDKDLRALYGIPDNYSILFLQGGAKGQFSAIPMNLTKKGKALYLTSGHWSKMAAIEGRKYTQVTEVDILDSQSEKTAVTELDFENVAEQYDYVHYCPNETISGVEIFDVPKVGNGVLVADMSSTILSRQIDISKFGVIYAGAQKNLGPSGITIVIIRNDLISTAMPNTPQVWDYAVQQKADSMINTPPTFAWYLCSLVFKHLLALGGVAEVEKQNIAKAQKLYDFIDQSKLFSNVVSPQNRSRMNVTFVTGNPELDTKFVAEALENNLQALKGHKVLGGMRASIYNAMPIEGIDALIGFMKEFEERYG from the coding sequence ATGACACAAGTTTATAATTTTAGTGCAGGTCCTGCAATGATCCCTCAAGCGGTTTTACAACAAGCACAGCAAGAGTTGATGAATTGGAATAATTTAGGGGGTTCGGTAATGGAAGTGAGCCATCGAGGGAAACCTTTTATTGAGTTGGCAGAGCAGTCTGATAAAGATTTAAGAGCCTTATATGGTATTCCTGATAATTACTCAATTCTTTTTTTACAAGGTGGTGCAAAAGGGCAGTTCTCGGCTATTCCGATGAATTTAACCAAGAAAGGTAAGGCGTTATATTTGACCAGTGGTCACTGGTCGAAAATGGCAGCAATAGAAGGGCGTAAATATACGCAAGTCACAGAGGTTGATATTTTAGACTCACAAAGTGAAAAAACAGCGGTAACAGAGTTAGATTTTGAAAATGTGGCAGAGCAGTATGACTATGTGCATTATTGCCCGAATGAAACTATCAGTGGTGTAGAAATTTTTGATGTACCAAAAGTAGGGAATGGCGTGTTAGTGGCAGATATGTCTTCTACTATTCTTTCTCGTCAAATTGATATTTCTAAATTTGGGGTGATTTATGCAGGGGCTCAAAAGAATTTGGGGCCATCTGGGATTACCATTGTGATTATTCGCAATGACTTAATTAGCACTGCAATGCCTAACACTCCACAAGTTTGGGATTATGCGGTTCAACAAAAAGCGGATTCAATGATTAATACACCACCGACTTTTGCGTGGTATCTCTGTTCATTAGTGTTTAAACATTTATTAGCCTTAGGTGGTGTAGCAGAAGTCGAAAAACAGAATATTGCTAAGGCTCAAAAGCTTTATGATTTTATTGATCAAAGCAAACTATTTTCAAATGTTGTTTCTCCTCAAAACCGCTCTAGAATGAACGTGACATTTGTCACGGGCAATCCTGAGTTAGACACAAAATTTGTGGCTGAAGCGTTGGAAAATAACTTACAAGCATTGAAAGGACATAAAGTACTGGGTGGAATGCGAGCCTCTATCTATAACGCAATGCCAATAGAAGGGATTGATGCGTTGATTGGCTTTATGAAAGAGTTTGAAGAGCGTTATGGTTAA
- a CDS encoding PLP-dependent aminotransferase family protein, which translates to MQLIAYTINKSISEPLYIQLIEQIKQAIHEQRLQKGDKLPSKRRLSQHLQISQNTIETAYSQLMAEGYIESVPKVGFFVNVQAGDTLLGKRSDPNKNLQKMDNIIPLRGKKYRFDFNINRIDSRHFPFEKWKKLNKQILNKSHCDLLHLSDPQGDKILREQLASYLNAARGVRCDAEQIIVTSGVEQLLQILMLLFEKKHQQTLIYGIEAFGYRVVENIFKLYKKRWVKLPLDPQSKRLDVNNFLQKKIDIAYLTPSHQYPFGGVLDIEQRQQLLEWVKAESSRYLIEDDYDGEFRYQGKPIPSLQSLDQADKVIYFGSLSKLLMPAIRISFMVLPKSLLSDYQPIKQSFNCSVSRLDQQMVSLFMQQGFFEQHINRIRKRYRNKMEKLCRILDSYRHKIRYYGESSGFYLLIELIKDTRSSKELIELAEQNKIKIYPIEWQNRRLFVIGFGDLTEEELEKGMVMLLNSWEM; encoded by the coding sequence ATGCAACTTATCGCTTATACTATAAATAAATCAATTTCTGAACCCCTTTATATTCAATTAATTGAACAAATCAAACAGGCTATTCACGAACAACGTTTACAAAAAGGAGATAAATTACCCTCAAAGCGCCGTTTGTCACAACATTTACAGATTAGCCAAAATACCATTGAAACCGCCTATTCACAGCTGATGGCAGAAGGGTATATTGAAAGTGTGCCAAAAGTGGGTTTCTTTGTAAATGTACAGGCGGGAGATACGTTACTTGGCAAGCGGTCAGATCCAAATAAAAATTTGCAAAAAATGGATAACATCATACCGCTTAGAGGCAAAAAATACCGCTTTGATTTTAATATAAATCGCATTGATAGTCGTCATTTTCCCTTTGAAAAATGGAAAAAACTGAATAAACAGATTTTAAATAAAAGCCATTGTGATTTATTGCATTTAAGCGATCCTCAAGGGGACAAAATATTAAGAGAGCAATTGGCAAGCTACTTAAACGCTGCTCGTGGTGTACGTTGTGATGCTGAGCAAATTATTGTAACCTCAGGGGTTGAACAACTATTACAAATTTTAATGCTTTTGTTTGAAAAAAAACATCAACAAACCTTAATTTATGGTATCGAGGCTTTTGGTTATCGAGTAGTAGAAAATATTTTTAAACTGTATAAAAAGCGCTGGGTAAAGCTTCCTTTAGATCCTCAAAGCAAGCGGTTAGATGTAAACAATTTTTTGCAAAAAAAGATTGATATTGCTTACCTTACCCCTTCACATCAATATCCTTTTGGTGGTGTACTCGATATTGAACAGCGTCAACAGCTTTTAGAATGGGTCAAAGCAGAGTCAAGTCGTTATTTGATAGAAGATGACTACGATGGTGAATTTCGTTATCAAGGTAAGCCTATTCCTTCCTTACAAAGCTTAGATCAAGCAGATAAAGTGATCTATTTTGGTTCATTGTCTAAATTATTAATGCCCGCTATTCGTATCAGTTTTATGGTGTTGCCAAAATCTTTATTAAGTGATTATCAACCAATCAAACAGAGTTTTAACTGTTCTGTTTCACGTTTGGATCAGCAAATGGTATCACTCTTTATGCAACAAGGTTTTTTTGAACAACATATTAACCGAATACGAAAGCGTTACCGCAACAAAATGGAAAAACTTTGTCGTATTTTAGACTCATATCGCCACAAGATCCGTTATTATGGTGAAAGTTCAGGTTTTTATTTATTAATCGAATTAATAAAAGATACTCGATCATCAAAAGAATTGATAGAACTAGCTGAGCAGAATAAAATTAAAATTTACCCCATTGAATGGCAAAATCGACGATTATTTGTAATCGGTTTTGGGGATTTAACGGAAGAGGAGTTAGAAAAAGGAATGGTAATGTTATTAAATAGTTGGGAAATGTAA
- a CDS encoding WG repeat-containing protein yields MIKKLITFILIVFSFSVFAQNEEMLFYFTKNAGEDIGVKDNNGKIIIPAKFWNYSGIEDGSVVEDNLLSFLGCPKNIKPEKQTFGCVFDRKGKYLYQTFLYDNGPDFREEGYQRTVRNNKVGYANREGEIVIQPQFDFASSFNYGYARVCNGCYWENIDDKKHKRIVGGNWWTINKQGEKVAPLSKQTQAKDVKINDKYYPYPFSYSEKEQKILAFFQQKMKILADIHYVNVYPLANPKVLYFEIVERPSEHFPFYFVHSYDKRKILADKFLVSQDGKSFFHLYYEGGEKTPFAEWLQGKIQWAREYQQKNSDNPNKFIE; encoded by the coding sequence ATGATAAAAAAGCTGATTACATTTATTCTAATTGTTTTCTCATTTTCAGTATTTGCACAAAATGAAGAAATGCTATTTTATTTTACAAAAAATGCAGGGGAAGATATTGGCGTAAAAGATAACAATGGCAAGATTATCATTCCTGCAAAATTTTGGAATTATAGCGGCATTGAAGACGGTAGCGTGGTTGAGGATAATTTATTATCTTTTTTAGGTTGCCCTAAAAATATTAAACCAGAGAAGCAGACTTTTGGCTGTGTTTTTGACCGCAAGGGTAAGTACTTATACCAAACATTTTTATACGATAACGGGCCTGATTTCCGTGAAGAAGGCTATCAACGCACTGTCAGAAATAACAAAGTTGGCTACGCCAATAGAGAAGGAGAGATTGTCATTCAACCGCAATTTGATTTTGCTTCATCATTTAATTATGGCTATGCCAGAGTGTGTAATGGTTGTTATTGGGAAAACATAGATGATAAAAAGCACAAAAGAATTGTCGGTGGAAACTGGTGGACTATTAATAAACAAGGCGAAAAAGTTGCTCCTTTATCCAAACAAACGCAAGCGAAAGATGTAAAAATCAATGATAAATATTATCCGTATCCGTTTAGTTATTCCGAAAAAGAGCAGAAAATCCTAGCGTTCTTTCAGCAAAAAATGAAAATCTTGGCAGATATTCACTACGTCAATGTCTATCCTCTGGCTAACCCCAAAGTGCTATACTTTGAAATTGTTGAACGTCCGAGTGAGCATTTTCCTTTTTATTTTGTGCATAGCTACGATAAGCGAAAAATACTCGCTGATAAGTTTTTAGTCTCACAAGACGGAAAATCATTTTTTCATCTCTACTATGAGGGTGGCGAGAAAACGCCTTTTGCAGAGTGGTTACAAGGAAAAATTCAATGGGCAAGAGAGTATCAGCAGAAAAATAGTGATAATCCAAATAAATTTATTGAATAA
- a CDS encoding NAD(P)-dependent alcohol dehydrogenase: protein MKRVEYLKYGNAEELQVMDIPKPKINGKNKLLVKVLYSSLNAIDWKNRKGKFRIVSGLIKPRTKQGFDVVGIVVDKSENVTEFKVNDKIVGQLANNVGGALSEYVILTTKQVVKAPLQVPDEQLGGLSMAGTTAWQAFFENAKLKKGDKVLINGGSSGVGHIAIQIAKAYGAEVTTVSSEKNIELCKKLGAEKGIDYSKKDFTKLNEQFDIVFDVIFNSSLKKVKGILKPNGIYIGTIPTPRLLFDMIFTKQAKFVAVRPNKKALTDLLRLMEKGLLSVNIDKIYELEDIVEAHKYMEKSKTKGKVIIRISK, encoded by the coding sequence ATGAAACGGGTTGAATATTTAAAATATGGAAATGCAGAAGAACTACAAGTAATGGATATTCCAAAACCGAAAATCAATGGAAAGAATAAATTACTTGTGAAAGTTCTCTATTCTTCATTAAATGCAATTGATTGGAAAAATCGAAAGGGGAAATTTCGTATCGTATCTGGACTAATAAAACCTAGAACAAAACAAGGATTTGATGTTGTTGGAATTGTTGTTGATAAATCTGAAAATGTAACGGAATTTAAAGTAAATGACAAAATTGTTGGACAATTAGCAAATAATGTTGGTGGAGCACTCAGTGAATATGTCATATTGACGACAAAGCAGGTGGTAAAAGCACCATTACAAGTGCCAGACGAACAATTGGGTGGATTATCAATGGCTGGGACAACAGCGTGGCAAGCATTTTTTGAAAATGCAAAGCTGAAAAAAGGTGATAAAGTCTTGATTAATGGTGGTAGTAGTGGAGTGGGACATATCGCAATACAAATTGCAAAAGCCTATGGAGCTGAGGTAACAACGGTATCAAGTGAAAAAAATATTGAATTATGCAAAAAGCTGGGGGCTGAAAAGGGAATTGACTATTCAAAAAAAGATTTTACTAAACTTAACGAGCAATTTGACATAGTATTCGATGTTATTTTCAATTCGTCTTTAAAAAAAGTGAAAGGAATTTTGAAACCCAATGGAATTTATATTGGAACAATACCAACGCCACGACTGCTCTTTGATATGATTTTTACAAAACAAGCAAAATTTGTTGCAGTCAGACCCAATAAAAAGGCATTAACCGACTTATTACGACTGATGGAAAAAGGATTGTTGTCTGTTAATATAGACAAAATTTATGAACTTGAAGATATTGTAGAAGCACATAAATATATGGAAAAATCAAAAACTAAGGGAAAAGTAATAATTAGAATAAGTAAATAA
- a CDS encoding barstar family protein produces the protein MQLTIDFTNINSLDEMHNQLKDSFGFPDFYGNNGNALIDCLTSLRYPQDGMLEVTIGIDEVLELEIKNFPLHNEVIVDTFFRSIKAVNKRYISKGNMPVIHLILV, from the coding sequence ATGCAACTAACCATAGATTTTACAAATATAAATTCATTAGATGAAATGCACAATCAACTAAAAGATAGTTTTGGTTTTCCTGACTTTTATGGAAACAATGGCAATGCTCTAATTGATTGCCTAACTAGTTTACGTTATCCACAAGATGGTATGTTAGAAGTAACAATAGGAATAGATGAAGTATTAGAACTAGAAATAAAGAATTTCCCGCTTCATAATGAAGTAATTGTTGATACCTTTTTTCGTAGTATAAAAGCTGTTAATAAAAGATATATTAGCAAAGGCAATATGCCAGTAATACATTTAATCTTGGTTTAA
- the pdxT gene encoding pyridoxal 5'-phosphate synthase glutaminase subunit PdxT has product MTNNTQLKIGVLALQGAVAEHIAQVESLGAVGVAIKRTEQLDDLDAIILPGGESTAIGKLMRHYGFIEALQNFAKTRPIFGTCAGMILLAKNIVGGEPSHLNLMDITVQRNAFGRQVDSFQTELDIKGMSEPVPAVFIRAPYIASVDSSEVEVLAKVNGQPVLAKQGNLLACSFHPELTTDTHILKLFLTMI; this is encoded by the coding sequence ATGACAAATAATACGCAATTAAAGATTGGTGTATTGGCATTACAAGGTGCAGTAGCTGAACACATTGCTCAAGTTGAATCGCTTGGTGCAGTTGGTGTTGCAATAAAACGTACTGAACAACTTGATGATCTCGATGCCATTATTTTGCCAGGTGGTGAAAGTACTGCAATAGGTAAATTAATGCGTCACTATGGATTTATCGAGGCTTTGCAAAATTTTGCTAAAACGCGACCAATATTTGGGACTTGTGCAGGAATGATTTTATTGGCTAAAAACATTGTGGGAGGAGAACCTTCACACCTTAATTTGATGGACATAACGGTACAACGTAACGCATTTGGTCGTCAAGTTGATAGCTTTCAAACAGAGCTTGATATTAAAGGAATGAGTGAGCCTGTCCCTGCAGTGTTTATTCGAGCCCCTTATATTGCCAGTGTTGATAGTTCAGAAGTAGAAGTGCTTGCAAAAGTAAATGGACAACCTGTTTTAGCCAAACAAGGTAACTTACTTGCCTGCTCTTTTCACCCTGAATTAACTACTGACACTCATATTTTAAAGCTATTTTTAACTATGATTTAA
- a CDS encoding ATP-binding protein: MINRDVYLQKIRKIKDQHIIKVITGIRRSGKSTLLEIFKNELLEASVPSENIIFINFEERENISYSSWTVLYDEIISKMDNTAMYYIFLDEVQLIDDFEKLVNSLFTKKNVDLYVTGSNAYLLSSELATLLTGRYIAINIQPYSFKEYMLSHTDEANKDRLFHQYLNDSCFPEAVNLSKVSEELVNDYLQSIYDTVIIKDIAQRHKLRNINNLHRIVSFLFDSIGSYISATNIATQLNKNSQKSISHNTILKYLDFLTQSYILYKVPRYDLKGKELLSTHEKYYVVDLGLRNITTTNHQHTDLGHKLENVIYFELLRRGGKVYVGKHKNNEIDFVVQKPNNQREYYQVAYTVNSEKTFNREMSVFNTLKDHYPKYLLTLDYGNETINGVKKLNVVDWLLAD, encoded by the coding sequence ATGATTAATAGAGACGTATATTTACAAAAGATAAGAAAAATCAAAGATCAGCATATTATCAAGGTTATTACTGGCATTCGTCGAAGTGGTAAATCTACCCTTCTAGAAATATTTAAGAATGAGCTTCTTGAAGCATCTGTACCGAGTGAAAATATTATTTTTATAAATTTTGAAGAACGAGAAAATATTAGCTATTCTTCGTGGACAGTATTGTACGATGAAATCATTTCCAAAATGGATAATACGGCAATGTATTATATTTTCCTTGATGAAGTACAGTTAATTGATGATTTTGAAAAACTCGTTAATAGTTTATTTACCAAAAAAAATGTTGATTTATATGTGACAGGCTCAAATGCTTATTTACTCTCTAGTGAGTTGGCAACACTGTTAACAGGAAGATATATCGCTATCAATATTCAACCGTATTCGTTCAAAGAGTATATGCTCTCACATACTGATGAAGCAAATAAAGACCGTCTTTTTCATCAATATCTCAATGACAGCTGTTTTCCAGAAGCCGTTAATCTCTCAAAAGTCAGTGAAGAATTAGTTAATGATTATTTACAGTCTATTTATGATACGGTTATTATTAAGGATATTGCTCAACGTCATAAATTAAGAAATATAAACAATCTTCACCGTATTGTGAGTTTTTTATTTGATTCCATCGGGTCATATATTTCTGCCACCAATATTGCTACACAGCTCAATAAAAATTCTCAAAAAAGCATTTCTCATAATACTATTTTGAAATATTTAGACTTTTTAACACAATCGTATATTTTGTACAAAGTGCCACGCTATGATTTAAAGGGTAAAGAATTACTGAGTACCCACGAAAAATATTATGTAGTGGATTTAGGGCTGAGAAATATCACAACGACCAACCACCAACACACCGATTTAGGTCATAAGCTAGAAAATGTCATTTATTTTGAACTGTTGCGACGTGGAGGAAAAGTATATGTGGGTAAGCATAAAAATAACGAGATTGATTTTGTCGTGCAGAAACCAAATAATCAACGAGAGTATTATCAAGTAGCCTACACTGTTAATAGTGAAAAAACATTTAACCGAGAAATGTCGGTATTTAATACGCTCAAAGACCATTATCCAAAATACCTTTTAACACTTGATTATGGAAATGAAACGATTAACGGGGTGAAAAAATTAAATGTTGTGGATTGGCTACTGGCTGATTAG
- a CDS encoding DUF6714 family protein produces MTQFDLIQEIKTAFKGVTLEDGIGLCEGNGIDDYASKEQLLELRKQDEKENWENVPFDDICGKYESAFVYLDAKGMRFYLPQYLIADILWEELQDKGINMSFEPNWLLERVEDGQFELLNYAQIQAIIHYLEYNIQLEIEENKKYGVADEYNQTLYTNSPVLQKWKQLLSDKREKK; encoded by the coding sequence ATGACTCAATTTGATCTAATTCAAGAAATTAAAACAGCTTTTAAAGGAGTAACCTTAGAAGATGGAATTGGTCTTTGTGAGGGTAATGGTATTGATGATTATGCCTCTAAAGAGCAATTGTTAGAATTAAGAAAACAAGATGAAAAAGAAAATTGGGAAAATGTACCTTTTGACGATATTTGTGGTAAATATGAGAGTGCGTTTGTCTATTTAGATGCAAAAGGTATGCGATTTTATTTACCTCAATATTTGATCGCGGATATTTTGTGGGAAGAGTTGCAAGATAAGGGCATTAATATGTCCTTTGAACCCAATTGGTTATTAGAGCGTGTAGAAGACGGACAATTCGAACTCCTTAATTACGCTCAAATACAGGCTATTATTCATTATTTAGAATACAATATACAACTTGAAATTGAAGAAAATAAAAAATATGGGGTTGCGGACGAGTATAATCAAACACTTTATACAAATTCACCAGTATTACAAAAATGGAAACAGTTATTAAGCGATAAAAGAGAGAAAAAATGA
- the pdxS gene encoding pyridoxal 5'-phosphate synthase lyase subunit PdxS codes for MTQSIVGTDLVKRGMAQMQKGGVIMDVVNAEQARIAEQAGAVAVMALERVPSDIRKAGGVARMANPKIVKEVMSAVSIPVMAKARIGHITEARVLESMGVDYIDESEVLTPADEEFHLLKSEFTVPFVCGCRDLGEALRRIGEGAAMLRTKGEPGTGNIVEAVRHMRKVNAQVRKVVAMTTDELMTEAKLLGAPFELLLQIKELGKLPVVNFAAGGVATPADAALMMELGADGVFVGSGIFKSENPEKFAKAIVQATTHYQDFDLIARLSEDLGEAMKGIEISKLSLEDRMQERGW; via the coding sequence ATGACACAAAGTATCGTAGGTACAGACTTAGTAAAACGTGGTATGGCGCAAATGCAAAAAGGCGGCGTAATTATGGACGTTGTTAATGCTGAACAAGCTCGCATCGCAGAACAAGCAGGTGCTGTAGCGGTTATGGCGTTAGAGCGTGTGCCATCCGATATTCGTAAAGCTGGTGGTGTAGCACGTATGGCTAATCCAAAAATCGTAAAAGAGGTGATGTCAGCTGTTTCTATCCCTGTAATGGCAAAAGCTCGTATTGGTCATATTACAGAAGCTCGTGTATTAGAGTCTATGGGCGTAGATTACATCGATGAAAGTGAAGTTTTAACTCCAGCAGACGAAGAGTTCCACTTATTAAAAAGTGAATTTACCGTTCCATTCGTCTGTGGTTGCCGTGATTTAGGTGAAGCGTTACGCCGTATTGGTGAAGGTGCCGCAATGTTACGTACTAAAGGTGAACCTGGTACTGGTAATATCGTTGAAGCGGTTCGTCATATGCGTAAAGTAAATGCACAAGTGCGTAAAGTTGTTGCAATGACGACTGATGAATTAATGACAGAAGCAAAACTATTAGGTGCACCTTTTGAATTATTATTACAAATCAAAGAATTAGGTAAATTACCTGTAGTAAACTTTGCGGCTGGTGGTGTTGCAACCCCTGCTGATGCTGCTTTAATGATGGAATTAGGTGCAGACGGTGTGTTTGTGGGTTCAGGTATTTTCAAATCTGAAAACCCTGAAAAATTTGCGAAAGCAATTGTTCAAGCAACAACTCATTACCAAGACTTTGATTTAATTGCTCGCTTATCAGAAGATTTAGGTGAAGCAATGAAAGGAATTGAAATTTCAAAATTAAGCCTTGAAGACAGAATGCAAGAGCGTGGTTGGTAA
- a CDS encoding SMI1/KNR4 family protein translates to MNKLIKILPILNNPVENIKMDININLPNDYIEFISIYGSGQIDFFLSIFNYASKNDFTQRDLILNDLQSIKTEQPDYCNFNVYPEKNGLYPFGQTDNGDYLLWKTAENINDWTVSIIECRSPEAQHTPYNFVDFLYLLLSKEVGYDAFPEDFPSEKIEFQPA, encoded by the coding sequence ATGAATAAATTAATCAAAATCTTACCTATTCTCAATAATCCTGTTGAAAATATAAAGATGGATATAAATATAAACTTACCCAACGATTATATTGAATTTATTTCTATTTATGGCTCTGGGCAAATTGATTTTTTCTTAAGTATTTTTAATTATGCTTCTAAAAATGACTTCACTCAACGAGATTTGATACTCAATGATTTACAGTCTATCAAAACTGAGCAACCCGATTATTGTAATTTTAATGTATATCCTGAAAAGAATGGGTTATATCCTTTTGGACAAACAGATAATGGTGATTACTTGCTTTGGAAAACAGCTGAAAATATCAATGATTGGACAGTTTCTATCATAGAATGCCGTTCTCCAGAAGCACAACATACGCCCTATAATTTTGTCGATTTTTTATATTTGTTACTGAGTAAAGAAGTTGGCTATGATGCCTTTCCCGAAGACTTTCCATCTGAAAAGATTGAATTTCAACCCGCTTAG
- a CDS encoding BRO-N domain-containing protein, translating into MKEIKLFEQKQVRTHWNNDEEKWYFSIIDVIEVLTGSDNPRRYWSDLKIKLKKEGSEVYENIVQLKMLSTDKKMRLTDVANTEQLLRLIQSIPSPKAEPFKQWLAKVGYERIEELEDPEIGIDRLMETYLKKGYSRSWINQRLKSIEIRKELTDEWENRGVQKGTEYAILTDEITKAWSGNTVKSYKNLKGLKKENLRDNMTNMELVLNMLAEATTTEISKEKQPNNFNENKAIAKQGGTIAGNTRKQIEAKTGKKIVTSLNAQSQIKDKTKE; encoded by the coding sequence ATGAAAGAAATCAAACTGTTTGAACAAAAACAAGTTCGTACCCATTGGAATAATGATGAAGAAAAATGGTATTTTTCTATTATTGATGTTATTGAAGTTTTGACTGGTTCTGATAATCCTAGAAGATATTGGAGTGATTTAAAAATTAAACTCAAAAAGGAAGGAAGTGAAGTGTACGAAAATATCGTACAGTTGAAAATGCTTTCTACTGATAAAAAAATGCGTCTTACAGACGTAGCAAATACCGAGCAATTACTACGACTTATTCAATCTATCCCTTCTCCTAAAGCTGAACCTTTTAAACAATGGTTAGCAAAAGTGGGTTATGAGCGTATTGAAGAACTCGAAGATCCTGAAATTGGTATTGATCGTTTAATGGAAACCTACCTTAAAAAAGGTTATAGCAGAAGTTGGATCAATCAGCGTTTAAAAAGTATTGAAATTCGTAAAGAGTTAACCGATGAATGGGAAAACAGAGGTGTACAAAAAGGCACTGAATACGCTATTCTTACCGATGAAATTACCAAAGCTTGGAGTGGAAATACTGTTAAAAGCTATAAAAATTTGAAAGGGCTTAAAAAAGAAAATTTACGAGATAATATGACTAATATGGAATTAGTACTTAATATGCTTGCTGAAGCGACAACAACAGAAATTAGCAAGGAAAAACAACCGAATAACTTCAATGAAAATAAAGCAATTGCCAAACAAGGTGGAACAATTGCGGGTAATACTCGCAAACAAATTGAAGCTAAAACAGGAAAGAAAATTGTTACATCCTTAAATGCTCAATCACAAATTAAAGATAAAACTAAAGAATAA